One Methanoculleus sp. 7T genomic window carries:
- a CDS encoding 2-oxoacid:acceptor oxidoreductase family protein: MRHEVRFSGYGGQGIILSAVILGRAAALYDGKYAVQTQVYGPEARGGASMGQVVIDDAPILYPEVADPDIYVIMSQQGFEKYGVRARRDATMLLDTDLVRSRPGCRYCEVPATAEAKGTLGREIVANIVMMGALVTATGVVSREAIERAVLDSVPKGTEDLNSRALKRGFELGERACNL, translated from the coding sequence ATGAGGCACGAAGTCAGGTTCTCGGGATACGGCGGACAGGGGATCATTCTCTCGGCGGTCATCCTCGGGCGGGCGGCGGCGCTCTACGACGGGAAGTACGCCGTCCAGACGCAGGTCTACGGCCCTGAGGCTCGGGGCGGGGCCTCGATGGGGCAGGTGGTGATCGACGATGCGCCGATCCTCTACCCCGAGGTGGCGGACCCCGATATCTACGTCATCATGTCCCAGCAGGGGTTCGAGAAGTATGGGGTCAGGGCTCGGAGGGACGCAACCATGCTCCTCGATACTGACCTCGTCCGGTCCCGCCCGGGATGCCGATACTGTGAGGTCCCGGCGACGGCGGAGGCAAAAGGCACCCTCGGCCGGGAGATCGTGGCAAACATTGTGATGATGGGCGCCCTCGTGACTGCAACCGGAGTCGTGAGCAGGGAGGCGATCGAGCGCGCGGTGCTCGACAGCGTCCCAAAAGGCACTGAGGACCTTAACTCGAGGGCATTGAAGCGGGGATTTGAACTCGGAGAGCGAGCGTGTAACCTATGA
- a CDS encoding 2-oxoacid:acceptor oxidoreductase subunit alpha: MSRVEFMQGNTACAEGALAAGCRFFGGYPITPSTEIAETMARRLPKVGGVFISMEDELASIAAVIGAAWTGARAMTATSGPGFSLMMENIGYAAMTETPCVIVNVQRGGPSTGQPTRAAQGDMLQCRFGSHGDYSTIALTPNSVQEMFDLTVKAFNLADRFRVPTFLMSDEVVGHMRERVTIPDSVEVVPRRPLAEGSLPYEAGDDGVPGFAPFGSGRSVHVTGLTHNERGYPDTTDPAAHDRLVRRLVTKVESARRDIADYEVTNPDAETVFVTYGPPSRTVEQVMRDRQDDSIGHLRLKVVWPFPEFALSEFPNAKVFLMPELNMGQMVREVQRHVDQPVIPIPKIGGELHTPAELVRVLEAHR, from the coding sequence TTGAGCAGAGTTGAGTTCATGCAGGGCAACACCGCCTGCGCGGAGGGCGCGCTCGCGGCCGGGTGCCGGTTCTTCGGCGGCTACCCGATCACGCCGTCGACCGAGATCGCCGAGACCATGGCCCGGAGGCTCCCGAAGGTCGGCGGGGTCTTCATCTCCATGGAAGACGAACTCGCAAGCATCGCCGCGGTGATCGGCGCCGCCTGGACGGGGGCGAGGGCCATGACCGCCACGAGCGGTCCTGGGTTCTCACTGATGATGGAGAACATCGGCTACGCGGCCATGACCGAGACGCCGTGCGTCATCGTCAACGTCCAGCGCGGCGGCCCGAGCACCGGCCAGCCGACGCGGGCGGCGCAGGGCGACATGCTCCAGTGCCGGTTCGGGTCGCACGGCGACTACAGCACCATCGCGCTCACCCCGAACTCGGTCCAGGAGATGTTCGACCTGACGGTGAAGGCGTTCAACCTCGCCGACCGGTTCAGGGTCCCCACGTTCCTGATGTCGGACGAGGTCGTGGGCCACATGCGGGAGCGGGTGACCATCCCCGACTCGGTCGAGGTCGTCCCCCGCCGCCCGCTCGCGGAAGGCTCCCTTCCCTACGAGGCCGGCGACGACGGGGTCCCGGGTTTTGCGCCCTTCGGCTCCGGCCGGTCGGTCCACGTGACAGGCCTCACCCACAACGAGCGGGGCTACCCGGACACGACCGACCCTGCGGCCCACGACCGGCTTGTGCGCAGGCTCGTCACCAAGGTCGAGTCGGCGCGCCGGGATATCGCCGACTACGAGGTCACAAACCCAGACGCCGAGACGGTCTTCGTCACCTACGGCCCGCCGTCCCGGACGGTCGAGCAGGTGATGCGCGACCGGCAGGACGACTCCATCGGCCACCTGCGGCTCAAAGTCGTCTGGCCGTTCCCGGAGTTCGCACTTTCGGAGTTCCCGAACGCGAAGGTCTTCCTGATGCCTGAACTGAACATGGGCCAGATGGTCCGCGAGGTCCAGCGCCACGTCGACCAGCCGGTCATACCGATCCCGAAGATCGGGGGAGAACTCCACACCCCCGCCGAACTCGTGCGGGTCCTGGAGGCGCACCGATGA
- a CDS encoding DNA integrity scanning protein DisA nucleotide-binding domain protein: MNGDLMLATACEVAAKIGARAVVSFVDPIPVPSGAPSVPIIWVQELQLDVLKDLTMHDILEVSERHMLDAAVHLYLRRNLESGLVVGVFPYAVIIYDIEEGKNFINLKDFSDIVPREVLHAALTLALEIAVEGREGRAIGTAFIIGDPEEIFRHSHQAILNPYQGQPAALRDIKNKDNWESVKEFAQLDGVFVIDKNGEIRSAGRYLDVTGRGISLPGGLGGRHRATASITHEIPVIGITVSESGGMVRIFRDGNCKIGIRSDIRIKSDG; the protein is encoded by the coding sequence ATGAACGGCGACCTGATGCTTGCCACCGCGTGCGAGGTGGCGGCAAAGATCGGCGCCCGGGCCGTCGTCTCGTTCGTCGACCCGATCCCGGTCCCCTCGGGCGCGCCCTCGGTCCCGATCATCTGGGTGCAGGAACTCCAGCTCGATGTCTTAAAAGACCTCACCATGCACGATATTCTGGAGGTGAGCGAGCGGCACATGCTTGATGCCGCCGTCCACCTCTATCTTCGGCGAAACCTCGAGAGCGGTCTTGTCGTCGGCGTCTTCCCCTATGCGGTCATCATCTACGACATCGAGGAAGGGAAGAACTTCATCAACCTCAAGGATTTTTCGGATATCGTCCCCCGCGAGGTGCTCCACGCGGCCCTGACGCTCGCCCTCGAGATCGCGGTCGAGGGCAGGGAAGGAAGGGCCATCGGCACCGCGTTCATCATCGGGGACCCGGAAGAGATCTTCAGGCACTCCCATCAGGCGATCCTCAACCCCTACCAGGGGCAACCCGCAGCCCTCCGGGACATCAAGAACAAGGACAACTGGGAGAGCGTCAAAGAGTTCGCCCAACTCGACGGCGTCTTCGTCATCGACAAGAACGGCGAGATACGGTCGGCGGGGCGCTATCTGGACGTCACCGGGCGGGGCATCTCTCTTCCGGGGGGTCTTGGGGGAAGGCACCGCGCAACCGCGTCCATCACCCACGAGATCCCGGTCATCGGCATCACGGTCTCCGAGAGCGGAGGCATGGTGCGCATCTTTAGAGACGGCAACTGCAAAATCGGCATCCGTTCCGACATCCGTATCAAGAGTGACGGTTAG
- a CDS encoding thiamine pyrophosphate-dependent enzyme, which translates to MIAPDWFREDRLPHIYCTGCGNGTVLNCTLAAVEEMGWKRNETAFISGIGCSSRAPGYILADSLHTTHGRALAFATGVKMARPDLNVVVFTGDGDLAAIGGNHFIHACRRNVDMTVVCMNNQIYGMTGGQGSPTTPPGAFSTTTPYGSSEPAFDLAELAVAAGANYVARWTSYHVKELTKAITTGMQTPGFAFIEVRTQCPTNFGRHNKLRRVPDMIEYLRSHAMLVSKYDRLAREGAGVPEGTFSVGELVRRRRPVMGAKQ; encoded by the coding sequence ATGATCGCGCCGGACTGGTTCAGGGAAGACCGGCTCCCCCACATCTACTGCACCGGGTGCGGCAACGGGACGGTCCTCAACTGCACACTCGCGGCGGTGGAGGAGATGGGCTGGAAGCGGAACGAGACGGCCTTCATATCGGGGATCGGGTGCTCCTCCCGCGCTCCCGGCTACATCCTCGCAGACTCGCTCCACACCACCCACGGCCGGGCGCTCGCGTTCGCCACGGGAGTGAAGATGGCGCGGCCCGACTTGAACGTCGTCGTCTTCACCGGCGACGGGGACCTCGCCGCCATCGGCGGGAACCACTTCATCCACGCCTGCCGCAGGAACGTGGACATGACCGTGGTCTGCATGAACAACCAGATCTATGGCATGACCGGCGGGCAGGGGAGCCCGACCACGCCGCCGGGGGCGTTCTCGACGACGACGCCCTACGGATCGAGCGAACCGGCCTTCGACCTCGCTGAACTCGCCGTGGCGGCGGGCGCAAACTACGTCGCCCGCTGGACGTCCTACCACGTCAAGGAACTCACGAAGGCCATCACCACCGGGATGCAGACGCCGGGGTTCGCGTTCATCGAGGTGCGGACCCAGTGCCCGACGAACTTCGGCCGCCACAACAAACTCAGGCGGGTCCCGGACATGATCGAGTATCTCCGGAGCCACGCGATGCTCGTCTCGAAGTACGACCGTCTGGCAAGGGAAGGAGCAGGGGTCCCGGAGGGCACCTTCTCGGTCGGGGAACTGGTCCGGCGGAGGAGGCCGGTGATGGGGGCGAAGCAATGA
- a CDS encoding ABC transporter substrate-binding protein has translation MRSLTAILLAVALVAAFTFVSGCMGTDTGKTTHLRIGYQPSTHQVAHMTAMEKGWWKDDLAPLGVTQVTDYSFPTGAPEMNSMLAGNIDIAYVGSAPFISARASGLDAKIVAAVQTQGSDLVLRPEIPYEKPQDLKGLTIGTFPPGTIQDTLLRNWLQQNGLDPEKDVTIKPMGPGDATTAIIADQIDGVFLPHPAPAVIANKGAGRTVVASGEMAPNHACCVLVASGKLIREQPELVEQIVKTHIKATEYNLKNQDEAAMIFSKKTGQDIADVRKSFNEWDGTWAADPNLIVDSVEDYARIQYDLGYINKHLTKDDIFDLSFYEKARA, from the coding sequence ATGAGATCACTAACCGCAATACTTCTGGCCGTGGCCCTGGTCGCGGCATTCACGTTCGTCAGCGGATGCATGGGCACCGACACCGGAAAGACGACGCACCTCCGGATCGGCTACCAGCCGAGCACCCATCAGGTCGCCCACATGACCGCGATGGAGAAGGGCTGGTGGAAAGACGACCTCGCACCCCTCGGCGTCACTCAGGTGACCGACTACTCCTTCCCCACCGGTGCGCCGGAGATGAACTCGATGCTCGCCGGGAATATCGATATCGCCTACGTCGGCTCGGCGCCGTTCATATCCGCCCGGGCGAGCGGCCTCGACGCAAAGATCGTTGCGGCCGTCCAGACGCAGGGCTCAGACCTCGTCCTCCGGCCCGAGATCCCGTATGAGAAGCCGCAGGACCTCAAGGGCCTGACCATCGGCACCTTCCCGCCGGGAACCATCCAGGACACCCTCCTCCGGAACTGGCTCCAGCAGAACGGCCTTGACCCCGAGAAAGACGTGACCATAAAACCCATGGGCCCCGGCGACGCCACGACAGCGATCATCGCCGACCAGATCGACGGCGTCTTCCTGCCGCACCCGGCACCGGCCGTCATCGCGAACAAGGGTGCCGGGAGGACGGTCGTCGCCTCCGGCGAGATGGCGCCGAACCATGCCTGCTGTGTCCTCGTTGCGAGCGGCAAACTCATCAGGGAGCAGCCCGAACTCGTCGAGCAGATCGTGAAGACGCACATCAAAGCGACCGAGTACAACCTCAAAAATCAGGACGAGGCGGCGATGATCTTCTCGAAGAAGACCGGTCAGGATATCGCGGACGTCCGGAAGTCCTTCAACGAGTGGGACGGCACCTGGGCCGCGGACCCGAACCTCATCGTCGACTCGGTCGAGGACTACGCCCGGATCCAGTACGACCTCGGCTATATCAACAAACACCTCACCAAAGACGATATCTTCGATCTCTCGTTCTATGAAAAAGCCCGGGCCTGA
- a CDS encoding succinate--CoA ligase subunit beta, translating into MKLLEYEAKQIFSKYGIPVPKGVLIRAPEEVAAHLPELGDAVVLKAQVDVGGRGKAGGVLMADDATAVETARELFSREIKGVPVRSILVEERLPIEHEYYVSIAVDRSSRQPVVLFADAGGVEIENAAMADESAVRRVVVSTLLRDIPAFLMRELLGGAPKELAPIINSLYHAFQEKDAMLAEINPLVTTPRGVYAADAKLIIDDNALARQGIAVNRDLSEREREAEKHGFSYVELDGTIGVIGNGAGLTMSTLDLIEYYHGQAANFLDVGGGADQERVMHAVRLVASMPGVNVIVVNLLGGITRCDEVAKGIIAADVLPTVIVRMAGTNEEEGQRLLAEHGYRMLESMDAAVRAAMEVAS; encoded by the coding sequence ATGAAACTACTGGAATACGAGGCAAAACAGATCTTTTCGAAGTATGGCATTCCGGTCCCGAAGGGCGTTCTCATACGGGCGCCGGAAGAGGTCGCGGCACACTTGCCTGAACTTGGCGATGCCGTGGTGCTGAAGGCGCAGGTAGACGTCGGCGGGCGGGGAAAGGCCGGCGGCGTCCTGATGGCCGACGATGCGACGGCGGTCGAGACCGCCCGAGAACTCTTCTCGCGGGAGATCAAGGGCGTCCCGGTCAGGAGTATCCTCGTCGAGGAACGGCTCCCAATCGAACACGAGTACTATGTCAGCATCGCCGTCGACCGGTCGAGCAGACAGCCGGTGGTCCTCTTTGCCGATGCAGGCGGGGTGGAGATCGAGAATGCGGCGATGGCCGACGAGTCCGCCGTGAGGAGGGTCGTGGTATCAACGCTCCTCCGGGATATCCCGGCGTTCCTCATGCGCGAACTCCTCGGCGGGGCCCCGAAGGAACTTGCCCCCATCATCAACAGCCTCTACCATGCATTCCAGGAGAAGGACGCCATGCTTGCGGAGATCAACCCGCTCGTGACGACACCGCGGGGAGTCTACGCGGCCGACGCGAAGCTCATCATCGACGACAACGCCCTCGCCCGGCAGGGAATAGCGGTCAACCGCGACCTCTCGGAGCGTGAGCGTGAGGCTGAGAAGCACGGGTTCTCCTACGTGGAACTGGACGGAACCATCGGGGTCATCGGCAACGGCGCCGGGCTCACGATGTCGACGCTCGACCTCATCGAGTACTACCACGGCCAGGCGGCGAACTTCCTCGACGTCGGCGGCGGCGCCGACCAAGAGCGCGTGATGCACGCGGTCAGGCTCGTCGCGAGCATGCCCGGGGTGAACGTGATCGTGGTCAACCTCCTTGGGGGCATCACCAGGTGCGATGAGGTAGCAAAGGGAATCATCGCCGCCGATGTTTTGCCGACGGTCATCGTCAGGATGGCCGGGACGAACGAAGAAGAGGGACAGCGGCTGCTTGCCGAGCACGGCTACCGGATGCTCGAGAGCATGGATGCGGCCGTCCGGGCCGCAATGGAGGTCGCATCATGA
- a CDS encoding 50S ribosomal protein L16, which produces MVRKPAKMYRNLAKKAYTRREYMGGVPGSKIVQFDMGNLSQDFPVELSIVVEETCQIRHTALEAARIGINRQLMKEVGRANYHFKIRTFPHHVLRENKQATGAGADRVSEGMRLAFGKAVGTAARVENGQKVFTVWTTPQYAEKAKVSLQRGIYKIPTPARIVEERATEA; this is translated from the coding sequence ATGGTACGAAAACCAGCGAAGATGTACAGGAATCTCGCAAAGAAGGCATATACACGCAGAGAATACATGGGCGGCGTGCCGGGCAGCAAGATCGTGCAGTTTGATATGGGCAACCTGAGTCAGGACTTCCCGGTCGAGCTCTCCATCGTCGTCGAGGAAACCTGTCAGATACGCCACACAGCCCTCGAGGCTGCTCGTATCGGCATCAACCGGCAACTCATGAAGGAGGTCGGGAGGGCAAACTACCACTTCAAGATCCGAACCTTCCCGCACCACGTTCTCCGTGAGAACAAGCAGGCGACCGGCGCAGGAGCAGACCGTGTCTCGGAAGGTATGCGGCTTGCCTTTGGGAAGGCCGTCGGCACTGCGGCACGGGTCGAGAACGGCCAGAAGGTCTTCACCGTCTGGACGACCCCCCAGTACGCTGAGAAGGCCAAGGTCTCTCTCCAGCGCGGTATCTATAAGATCCCGACCCCCGCAAGGATCGTCGAAGAGCGGGCAACGGAAGCATAA
- a CDS encoding fumarate hydratase, producing the protein MMVNPADSTLSDALANATERALAEAEIRLPPDVLAALRRAAAAERNEIAQQEFANILENIALAEERQVPICQDTGVPVVYLTLPPDVPFSPLLFEGIREGVRRATVSIPLRPNVVDPLTRENTGDNTGVGMPAVHVTPGDRLTVTVLPKGAGSENTSRIGMLLPSQAAEIPRFIAETMLLAGGRPCPPVFLGVGIGGTFDTAAALAKEALLLPLDTMDDYERELCDAVNALGIGPMGLGGDTTALAVKVKRADCHTASLPVAVNVQCWACRRATVEVER; encoded by the coding sequence ATGATGGTTAATCCGGCAGATTCGACGCTCTCGGACGCGCTCGCTAACGCTACGGAGAGGGCCCTTGCGGAGGCCGAGATCCGTCTCCCGCCCGACGTGCTTGCGGCGCTCCGGAGGGCGGCGGCGGCCGAGAGGAATGAGATCGCACAACAGGAGTTTGCTAATATCCTCGAGAACATCGCGCTCGCAGAAGAGCGGCAGGTGCCGATCTGCCAGGATACCGGCGTGCCGGTGGTCTACCTCACCCTGCCGCCCGACGTCCCGTTCTCGCCCCTTCTCTTCGAGGGGATCAGAGAAGGAGTGCGCCGGGCGACGGTAAGCATCCCGCTCCGGCCGAACGTCGTCGACCCGCTCACCCGGGAGAACACCGGAGACAACACGGGGGTCGGGATGCCTGCGGTCCACGTGACGCCCGGAGACCGGCTCACGGTGACCGTGCTCCCGAAAGGCGCAGGCTCCGAGAACACATCACGGATCGGAATGCTCCTCCCCTCGCAGGCGGCGGAGATCCCGAGGTTCATCGCAGAGACGATGCTTCTTGCGGGGGGCAGGCCCTGTCCGCCCGTCTTCCTCGGCGTCGGGATCGGCGGTACGTTCGATACGGCGGCCGCGCTTGCAAAGGAAGCCCTGCTCCTCCCGCTCGACACCATGGACGATTACGAGCGGGAGCTCTGCGATGCGGTCAATGCCCTCGGCATCGGGCCGATGGGGCTTGGGGGCGACACGACCGCGCTCGCGGTGAAGGTGAAGCGGGCGGACTGCCACACCGCATCTCTCCCGGTGGCGGTGAATGTCCAATGCTGGGCATGCCGCAGGGCGACCGTGGAGGTGGAGCGATGA
- a CDS encoding 4Fe-4S dicluster domain-containing protein: MKLVIDESRCKGCNLCVLVCPYGIFREGTELNSRGVVSPVLDRPERCTNCRLQALYGRMLCGVCHMICPDQAISWVEEKPFEPHKVEVEF; this comes from the coding sequence ATGAAACTTGTCATCGATGAAAGCCGCTGCAAAGGGTGCAACCTCTGCGTGCTGGTCTGTCCGTACGGGATCTTTCGGGAAGGGACGGAACTCAACAGCCGGGGGGTCGTCTCTCCGGTCCTCGACCGCCCCGAACGGTGCACGAACTGCAGGCTGCAAGCCCTCTACGGGCGGATGCTCTGCGGGGTCTGCCACATGATATGCCCCGACCAGGCGATCTCATGGGTCGAGGAGAAGCCGTTTGAGCCGCACAAAGTGGAGGTGGAGTTTTGA
- a CDS encoding ABC transporter ATP-binding protein: MSGVRIQNVGKEFPKEDGTATKALDAVTLEVKDEEFVCLVGPSGCGKTTLLRIVAGLETASTGSVTIDGRAITGPDPKRGMVFQEYSLFPWRTVIDNVAFGLEMKGVGKDERRKTAEKYLEMVGLSQFRDAYPFELSGGMRQRVAIARALANDPDVLLMDEPFGALDAQTRNRMQKELLSLWEQTKKTIIFVTHSVDEAVYLSDRIVVLSPRPGTIREVIEISWSRPRDRTSTEFAEVRRRVLEMINETENAQ, encoded by the coding sequence ATGAGCGGAGTTCGGATACAGAACGTCGGCAAGGAGTTTCCGAAAGAGGACGGCACCGCCACGAAGGCGCTCGATGCCGTCACCCTCGAGGTCAAAGACGAGGAGTTCGTCTGTCTCGTCGGACCCTCGGGGTGCGGGAAGACGACGCTCCTCCGGATCGTCGCCGGGCTTGAGACCGCGAGCACCGGAAGCGTGACCATCGACGGTCGCGCCATCACCGGCCCGGACCCGAAACGGGGGATGGTCTTTCAGGAGTACTCCCTCTTCCCCTGGCGAACGGTGATCGACAACGTCGCCTTCGGCCTCGAGATGAAGGGGGTCGGGAAGGATGAGCGACGAAAGACGGCGGAGAAGTACCTTGAGATGGTCGGCCTCTCCCAGTTTCGGGACGCCTACCCCTTCGAACTCTCCGGCGGGATGCGGCAGCGGGTGGCGATAGCAAGAGCGCTCGCAAACGACCCCGACGTCCTCCTCATGGACGAGCCGTTCGGGGCGCTGGACGCCCAGACCCGGAACCGGATGCAGAAAGAACTCCTCTCCCTCTGGGAACAGACCAAGAAGACGATCATCTTCGTCACCCACAGCGTCGATGAGGCGGTCTACCTCTCCGACCGGATCGTCGTCCTCTCGCCAAGGCCGGGGACGATCCGGGAGGTCATCGAGATCTCCTGGTCCCGGCCGCGGGACCGCACCAGTACCGAGTTCGCAGAAGTGCGGCGCCGGGTGCTTGAGATGATCAACGAGACCGAAAACGCCCAGTAA
- a CDS encoding ABC transporter permease, whose product MNLRVKAEQQKRLLGIASLAAAAIIWQAIADLIVGNPFVLPSFTDTVAAFVGLLGSGRLLADLLVSLEHFAIGIGAALLLGVPIGILMGWFRVADAVIDPIVEVLRPIPPLAWIPFAIIWFGLTPQAAGFVIFIGAFFPILIGTYTGFRSVPKIFVEAGKVLGCDTPLELIRYVALPSAIPSIASGIRISMGVGWMCLVAAEMFGVSDIGLGYALWQNYYHYAMANVLVYMLILGFLGLIIDRIFRNYVDRRLLRWHAGEVA is encoded by the coding sequence ATGAATCTACGAGTGAAAGCAGAGCAACAGAAGAGACTCCTCGGGATAGCATCGCTCGCGGCCGCGGCGATCATATGGCAGGCGATAGCGGACCTGATCGTCGGAAACCCGTTCGTCCTCCCGAGTTTCACCGACACCGTCGCCGCGTTCGTCGGCCTCTTGGGGTCAGGGAGACTCCTTGCCGACCTCTTGGTCAGTCTCGAACACTTCGCCATCGGCATCGGGGCCGCACTCCTCCTCGGCGTCCCGATCGGGATCCTCATGGGCTGGTTCCGGGTCGCCGACGCCGTCATCGACCCGATCGTCGAGGTTCTCAGGCCCATCCCCCCGCTCGCCTGGATCCCGTTCGCGATCATCTGGTTCGGGCTCACCCCGCAGGCGGCCGGGTTCGTCATCTTCATCGGGGCGTTCTTCCCGATCCTGATCGGCACCTACACCGGGTTCCGGAGCGTGCCGAAGATCTTCGTCGAGGCGGGCAAGGTGCTCGGGTGCGACACACCGCTCGAACTGATCCGCTACGTCGCTCTCCCATCGGCGATCCCGTCGATAGCATCCGGGATCCGGATATCGATGGGCGTCGGGTGGATGTGCCTTGTGGCGGCCGAGATGTTCGGGGTGAGCGACATCGGCCTTGGGTACGCGCTCTGGCAGAACTACTACCACTACGCAATGGCAAACGTCCTCGTCTACATGCTGATCCTCGGTTTCCTCGGCCTCATAATCGACCGGATCTTCAGAAACTACGTGGACCGGCGGCTCCTGCGGTGGCATGCGGGGGAGGTGGCCTAG
- a CDS encoding FumA C-terminus/TtdB family hydratase beta subunit, protein MIDLATPLGDEVLSLRAGDRVTLSGTIYTARDEAHLRMIAEGIPFDPKGAAVYHCGPVVQGDRLVVAGPTTSARMNALTGFLIDAGVRALIGKGGMGREVVEQLRGRAVYLALTGGCAALAAARMNLKGVYFEDLGMAEAVWVIEADHLPLTVGIDSHGGDIFEAVREKAKTQFYQRFNIK, encoded by the coding sequence ATGATCGATCTTGCGACGCCGCTCGGCGACGAGGTCCTCTCGCTCCGGGCAGGCGACCGGGTAACCCTCTCCGGGACGATATACACCGCACGCGACGAGGCTCACCTCCGGATGATTGCGGAAGGCATCCCCTTCGACCCGAAAGGCGCCGCGGTCTACCACTGCGGCCCGGTGGTGCAGGGGGACCGGCTCGTTGTTGCCGGGCCCACCACGTCCGCCCGGATGAACGCGCTCACGGGATTCCTCATCGATGCAGGCGTCCGCGCCCTCATCGGCAAAGGCGGGATGGGGCGTGAGGTGGTCGAGCAACTCCGGGGGCGCGCCGTCTACCTCGCGCTCACGGGCGGGTGCGCCGCGCTCGCCGCGGCCCGCATGAACCTAAAAGGCGTCTATTTTGAAGACCTCGGCATGGCCGAGGCGGTCTGGGTCATCGAGGCCGATCACTTGCCGCTGACGGTCGGGATCGACTCTCACGGCGGCGATATCTTCGAAGCCGTACGTGAGAAAGCGAAAACACAATTTTACCAGCGGTTCAATATCAAGTAG
- the sucD gene encoding succinate--CoA ligase subunit alpha, producing MIYGDRNLGVIVQNITGRQGRFHTELMNDYAREVGGRGVVAGVAPGKGGQEVHGVPVYNTVKEALREHDATASVIFVPAPAACDSVMEAAHAGIDLAVVITEHIPVHDTMKAVAYAKLHDCTVIGPNCPGFLSPGECKLGIMPAHLATRGNVGVVSRSGTLTYEVVDELTRAGIGQSTVVGIGGDPVIGQTFVDALARFEDDPQTKAVVVIGEVGGNLEEEGVRSTDLPVVAYIAGVSAPPEKRMGHAGAIIEGGEGDARSKVRRLAALGVPVASRPSEIPGLIREVL from the coding sequence ATGATCTACGGAGACAGAAACCTCGGGGTGATCGTCCAGAACATCACCGGCAGGCAGGGCAGGTTCCACACCGAACTGATGAACGACTACGCGCGCGAGGTCGGCGGCCGGGGCGTCGTCGCCGGGGTTGCGCCCGGCAAGGGGGGACAGGAAGTCCACGGCGTCCCGGTCTATAATACCGTAAAGGAAGCCCTCCGGGAGCACGACGCGACCGCAAGCGTCATCTTCGTCCCGGCACCGGCCGCGTGCGACTCGGTCATGGAGGCGGCGCACGCCGGGATCGACCTTGCGGTCGTCATCACCGAGCACATCCCGGTCCACGATACCATGAAGGCGGTCGCCTACGCGAAACTCCACGACTGCACGGTCATCGGCCCGAACTGTCCGGGGTTCCTCTCGCCGGGAGAATGCAAACTCGGCATCATGCCGGCCCATCTCGCCACCCGGGGCAACGTCGGCGTCGTCTCCCGGAGCGGCACCCTCACCTACGAGGTGGTCGACGAACTCACCCGCGCCGGCATCGGCCAGAGCACGGTGGTCGGGATCGGCGGCGATCCGGTCATCGGCCAGACGTTCGTGGACGCGCTCGCCCGGTTCGAGGACGACCCGCAGACGAAGGCAGTCGTCGTCATCGGCGAGGTGGGAGGCAACCTCGAAGAGGAGGGGGTCCGGTCGACCGACCTCCCGGTGGTCGCCTATATCGCCGGCGTGAGCGCCCCACCCGAAAAACGGATGGGCCACGCCGGAGCGATCATCGAGGGCGGCGAAGGCGACGCACGCTCCAAGGTGCGGCGACTCGCCGCCCTCGGGGTCCCGGTCGCGTCCCGGCCGTCGGAGATACCGGGGTTGATCCGCGAGGTGTTATGA